A stretch of Planococcus citri chromosome 5, ihPlaCitr1.1, whole genome shotgun sequence DNA encodes these proteins:
- the LOC135848500 gene encoding uncharacterized protein LOC135848500 isoform X2 has translation MSGELELSPSDSLCTAYLEIQRLKGILKQKEPLLVAMKVRYLLEGLEEYGKPEEFDESQWIKTTRPEKWHKMFTSGNDNDPWVKEFIESTGEKSHQEVCEIVDILFETCDKMTDDFFSERPVDFETLTSAKFANVLDYLKTTLDLEMTIPVFSCPSLSEMLGSAVDGMIVKAFDSEVDEDDSEGDCNDPSETCSTTEKAATTEPEPDNQQAEHNLEEALEVRMNNVSLEDSPKNSEKTGKK, from the exons ATGAGTGGTGAACTTGAACTGTCTCCATCGGATAGTTTGTGCACTGCCTACTTGGAAATTCAAAGACTGAAGGGGATTTTG AAACAGAAAGAACCTTTACTCGTAGCTATGAAAGTAAGATACTTACTCGAAGGGTTAGAGGAGTATGGTAAACCCGAAGAATTCGATGAAAGTCAATGGATCAAAACAACTAGGCCAGAAAAGTGGCATAAAATGTTCACGTCCGGCAATGATAATGATCCTTGGGTGAAGGAGTTCATCGAATCTACCGGGGAAAAAAGTCATCAAGAGGTTTGCGAAATCGTTGATATTTTGTTCGAAACATGCGACAAGATGACCGATGATTTTTTTAGCGAAAGACCtgttgattttgaaactttgactTCGGCTAAATTCGCAAACGTTCTTGATTACTTGAAAACGACGTTGGATTTAGAAATGACTATACCAGTATTTTCGTGTCCAAGTCTGTCGGAAATGCTCG GTTCAGCTGTAGATGGAATGATAGTCAAAGCTTTTGATTCTGAGGTCGATGAGGACGACAGTGAAGGAGATTGTAATGATCCATCAGAAACATGTAGTACCactgaaaa AGCTGCAACGACTGAACCAGAGCCCGACAACCAGCAAGCAGAGCATAATCTCGAGGAAGCGTTAGAGGTTCGTATGAATAACGTCTCTTTGGAAGACTCTcccaaaaatagtgaaaagaCAGGCAAGaagtag
- the LOC135848500 gene encoding uncharacterized protein LOC135848500 isoform X1 encodes MSGELELSPSDSLCTAYLEIQRLKGILKQKEPLLVAMKVRYLLEGLEEYGKPEEFDESQWIKTTRPEKWHKMFTSGNDNDPWVKEFIESTGEKSHQEVCEIVDILFETCDKMTDDFFSERPVDFETLTSAKFANVLDYLKTTLDLEMTIPVFSCPSLSEMLGSAVDGMIVKAFDSEVDEDDSEGDCNDPSETCSTTEKKKERRNRNKKAATTEPEPDNQQAEHNLEEALEVRMNNVSLEDSPKNSEKTGKK; translated from the exons ATGAGTGGTGAACTTGAACTGTCTCCATCGGATAGTTTGTGCACTGCCTACTTGGAAATTCAAAGACTGAAGGGGATTTTG AAACAGAAAGAACCTTTACTCGTAGCTATGAAAGTAAGATACTTACTCGAAGGGTTAGAGGAGTATGGTAAACCCGAAGAATTCGATGAAAGTCAATGGATCAAAACAACTAGGCCAGAAAAGTGGCATAAAATGTTCACGTCCGGCAATGATAATGATCCTTGGGTGAAGGAGTTCATCGAATCTACCGGGGAAAAAAGTCATCAAGAGGTTTGCGAAATCGTTGATATTTTGTTCGAAACATGCGACAAGATGACCGATGATTTTTTTAGCGAAAGACCtgttgattttgaaactttgactTCGGCTAAATTCGCAAACGTTCTTGATTACTTGAAAACGACGTTGGATTTAGAAATGACTATACCAGTATTTTCGTGTCCAAGTCTGTCGGAAATGCTCG GTTCAGCTGTAGATGGAATGATAGTCAAAGCTTTTGATTCTGAGGTCGATGAGGACGACAGTGAAGGAGATTGTAATGATCCATCAGAAACATGTAGTACCactgaaaagaaaaaggaaagaagaaatcgaaataaaaaag CTGCAACGACTGAACCAGAGCCCGACAACCAGCAAGCAGAGCATAATCTCGAGGAAGCGTTAGAGGTTCGTATGAATAACGTCTCTTTGGAAGACTCTcccaaaaatagtgaaaagaCAGGCAAGaagtag